A window of the Zeugodacus cucurbitae isolate PBARC_wt_2022May chromosome 2, idZeuCucr1.2, whole genome shotgun sequence genome harbors these coding sequences:
- the LOC105218750 gene encoding neurexin-1 isoform X1, with product MSIGEPCELLPGSTVKRSNNSNCSAFAMTAVSYLANGTTTQSHGSSSCSTDSGGCISGRLKNRHSNDYSNCCNNNNNNNNGSQQLLTIQQHQLPLRQTLRQQKNNGHINANYKFSNSNKATAATATTTCTSTADAQLVGCCRRPSAALVVSPSAPYSSCGRLKQRRKSKTLLPAIVPASAYALTGLVLLCSALLSPCHAFQLDGSQNSFAQFRKWYTGLNGSLELEFKTEQPNGLVLYTDDGGTYDFFELKLVEGALRLRYNLGGGAHIITVGRELHDGHWHKVQVLRNDEQTSLIVDGVSQSSTTKGKEFQFGKFATNSDVYVGGMPNWYSTKLALLALPSVIFEPRFRGAIRNLVYADQPGGATRRQEMKQPRDIKCGDGPCDNGEMPKEKVPRGVRGGNTTDACERSDPCQHGGICISTDSGPICECRNLEYDGQYCEKEKAPSEATFRGQQFLSYDLGQTSAEPIVSAQDAITLYFRTRQPNGLLFYTGHGTDYLNLALRDGGVSLTMGLANGKQEMHIKPSKVRFDDHQWHKVTVHRRIQEISSITSFCRLVTVVDDVYTDHSHIAGKFTMLSSSRVYVGGAVNPRALLGARVHNNFVGCLRKVEFSADTLLLNLIDLAKSGSKLIQVAGNVEYQCPLGDPQDPVTFTTRESHLVLPPWETGKQSSISFKFRTKEPNGLIILATGSKQPRSKNAVLFAIELLNGHIYIHLDLGSGAAKVRASRRRVDDGDWHDLILRRNGRDAKVSVDGVWNEFRTPGDGTILELDGHMYVGGTGPAYNNIAWPPAIWTATLRQGFVGCLRDLVLSGKAIDIAAFARLQDSASVKPSCHVQANVCTGNPCLNGGTCIEGWNRPICDCTATLYAGPTCGRELATLAFNGSQHMTVWLGNGQGTKTQTEELIIRFKTSRPTGLILLTSAESNSPDRLEIALVAGRVRASVRLSDREKNLLAGQSVLNDNNWHTIRFSRRASNLRLQVDGVPPVRGMLSETILGRHSTIEIRSIHLGGMFHAEEEIQMTSTMPNFIGQLQGFIFNGQRYIDIVKNLGPELSALPSATFKLTARFVNSPPGNPYHAATFRSKHSYVGLPMLKAYSSVSVDFRFKTVEPNGLLLYNGGRRNDFIALELVNGHIHYTFDIGDGPITMRDKSRIHMNDNRWHQVSIRRPGPKTHTLTVDDSFEIVTLTGNSMHLELSGILYIGGVFKDMYAKLPASISSRSGFEGCLASLDLGDTSPTLTSDAVVPSSLVVSGCEGPTKCSQNACANRGVCVQQWNAYVCECDMTSYTGPTCYDESIAYEFGNNKGIIQYAFPENMQADTEEDNIALGFITTKSDAVILRVESATTQDYMELEIVEGNIFMVYNIGTRDLPLGEIGTKVNDNTYHVVRFSRKGGNATLQLDDYNVQTLTPQGHQSTVFNTMSSIQVGGKFSRGGRTRIERPFAGVIAGMSVNKLRILDLAVERDPHITIRGDVQLVTGVLDRNDLQRMQQTPASGYPGAIDDLIFSGAGSGCRGDDEDECTPPFESGSGDDLITPVYVPPTKQTTTAQVANTDKTNGTERACDDEDCLHGSGDYGETTEQFTSTSTAKGSEPNHEIISSTTDGVNRRIDTSSTTTEQQRSTTTVSSSVMTRTESQTYAPRETTVPYSATTSIVTQQRQTSTPTSIYTTSTQRASTSTLTTTTSQATPPPEIHSTATEHQTTPYDIVQVFSGGEGGERHHGDEDEKSNMIFNGEHTSLPEERPPPHIPSPHETPPYYQMPPQQPPTYGNNYRSKGKGGRVNSIEEERTAMIIGIVAGILIAVILVILLVLWLKSTGDRNYKTEGEKAAAYGHNPNAALLGNSSTNGSYHQQRHHGTHHQNLSNGHNASGGGGGGGTGGSGSGSMLGAAGVSSGGVVGYGCISSGMASTGADGRPQMAGLVQPKPKKRDSKDVKEWYV from the exons atgtCTATCGGCGAACCTTGTGAGCTGCTGCCAGGCAGCACAGTGAAAcggagcaacaacagcaattgcagcGCATTTGCAATGACTGCCGTTAGTTACCTCGCTAACGGTACCACAACCCAAAGTCATGGCAGCAGTAGTTGTAGCACTGACAGCGGCGGCTGCATTAGTGGTCGTCTCAAAAATCGGCATAGCAACGACTACAGtaactgttgcaacaacaataacaacaacaacaatggcagccAACAACTgctaacaatacaacaacatcaactgCCACTTCGGCAAACATTGCGCCAACAAAAGAACAATGGCCATATCAATGCAAACTACAAATTCAGTAATAGCAacaaagcaacagcagcaacagcaacaacaacgtgcaCATCAACTGCAGACGCACAGCTTGTCGGCTGCTGTCGTCGCCCCAGTGCTGCACTCGTTGTGTCGCCATCTGCGCCATATTCGAGTTGTGGACGACTGAAACAGCGCCGAAAGTCGAAAACGCTGCTGCCCGCCATTGTGCCCGCCTCGGCGTATGCCCTCACCGGTTTGGTGCTGTTATGCTCAGCGCTACTGTCGCCATGCCATGCTTTCCAGCTGGATGGCTCGCAGAATTCATTCGCCCAATTTCGCAAATGGTATACGGGACTCAACGGTTCGCTGGAGCTGGAGTTTAAGACTGAGCAGCCCAACGGCTTGGTGCTCTACACCGATGATGGCGGCACTTATGACTTCTTCGAGCTCAAACTGGTGGAGGGTGCATTGCGTTTGCGTTACAATTTGGGCGGCGGAGCGCATATCATAACTGTAGGCAGAGAATTACATGATGGCCATTGGCATAAAGTGCAG GTGTTGCGCAATGATGAACAAACATCGCTAATTGTGGATGGCGTGTCGCAGAGCAGTACAACCAAGGGCAAGGAATTTCAGTTTGGAAAATTTGCCACCAACTCTGATGTCTATGTAGGCGGCATGCCAAATTG GTACAGCACAAAGTTGGCATTATTAGCCTTGCCAAGCGTGATCTTCGAGCCGAGATTCCGGGGTGCCATACGCAATTTGGTATACGCCGATCAGCCAGGTGGGGCGACACGCCGTCAGGAGATGAAGCAGCCACGTGACATAAAG TGTGGTGACGGTCCTTGCGATAACGGTGAAATGCCAAAGGAGAAGGTGCCCAGG GGTGTACGCGGCGGTAATACCACAGATGCTTGTGAACGAAGTGATCCTTGTCAACATGGCGGTATTTGCATCTCAACTGATTCGGGTCCAATATGTGAGTGCCGGAATCTCGAATATGATGGACAATATTGTGAAAAAG AGAAAGCGCCATCAGAAGCCACATTTCGCGGTCAACAGTTCCTGTCGTATGATCTTGGTCAAACTAGTGCCGAGCCGATTGTAAGCGCTCAGGATGCCATTACGCTATACTTCCGCACACGTCAACCCAATGGTTTATTATTCTATACAG GGCACGGTACGGATTATCTGAATTTGGCGCTACGTGATGGCGGTGTTTCACTTACAATGGGTTTGGCTAATGGTAAACAGGAAATGCATATCAAACCATCCAAAGTACGCTTTGATGATCATCAGTGGCACAAAGTAACGGTACATCGTCGTATTCAGGAAATATCCTCAATAACAAGCTTCTGCAGA CTTGTGACCGTTGTCGATGACGTTTACACCGATCACTCGCATATCGCCGGTAAATTCACGATGCTCTCTTCGTCACGTGTTTATGTGGGCGGTGCGGTCAATCCACGCGCTCTACTTGGTGCTCGAGTGCATAACAACTTTGTCGGTTGTCTTCGTAAG GTTGAGTTTTCTGCCGATACACTGTTATTAAACCTAATCGACTTGGCTAAAAGTGGGTCGAAACTGATTCAAGTCGCCGGTAATGTAGAATATCAGTGTCCTCTTGGAGATCCACAGGACCCAGTTACATTTACTACCAGGGAGTCGCATTTG GTCCTGCCACCGTGGGAGACTGGCAAACAAAGCTCCATATCATTTAAATTCCGCACCAAGGAACCCAATGGACTGATTATTTTGGCCACTGGCTCCAAACAACCGCGCTCAAAGAAT gCCGTGCTCTTTGCCATTGAGTTATTGAATggacacatttacatacacttGGACTTGGGTTCGGGTGCGGCGAAGGTGCGTGCCTCACGACGTCGCGTTGACGATGGCGATTGGCATGACTTGATATTGCGGCGCAACGGACGTGATGCAAAGGTAAGCGTCGATGGGGTTTGGAATGAGTTTCGCACGCCGGGCGATGGCACCATACTCGAACTGGACGGGCATATGTATGTCGGTGGTACGGGACCGGCGTACAACAATATCGCATGGCCACCGGCTATCTGGACGGCTACGTTGCGGCAAGGTTTTGTCGGTTGCTTGCGTGACTTGGTATTAAGCGGCAAGGCGATCGATATTGCAGCATTCGCACGCTTGCAGGACTCCG CATCGGTGAAGCCATCATGCCACGTACAGGCCAATGTTTGTACCGGCAATCCCTGCTTGAACGGTGGCACCTGCATAGAAGGCTGGAATCGACCCATTTGCGACTGCACAGCAACACTATACGCGGGACCAACATGCGGCCGAGAGTTAGCCACATTGGCGTTCAACGGCAGCCAACATATGACCGTATGGCTGGGCAATGGACAAGGCACCAAAACACAAACTGAAGAGCTTATAATACGGTTCAAGACATCGCGTCCCACCGGCTTAATACTGCTAACAAGTGCCGAGTCGAATTCGCCAGATCGTTTGGAGATCGCATTGGTGGCGGGACGTGTACGTGCCAGTGTGCGTTTGAGTGATCGCGAAAAG AATTTACTTGCCGGTCAATCAGTGTTGAATGACAACAACTGGCACACAATACGCTTCTCGCGACGTGCCTCCAATCTACGGCTACAAGTTGACGGGGTTCCCCCTGTCAGGGGTATGTTAT CGGAGACAATACTCGGTCGCCATAGCACCATCGAGATACGTTCCATTCACTTGGGTGGAATGTTTCATGCCGAGGAGGAGATACAAATGACATCGACAATGCCGAATTTCATTGGCCAATTGCAGGGTTTCATTTTCAATGGACAAAG ATACATTGACATCGTTAAGAATTTGGGTCCCGAGTTATCGGCACTGCCAAGCGCTACCTTCAAGTTGACAGCGCGTTTTGTAAACTCACCGCCCGGTAATCCCTATCATGCGGCCACATTCCGTTCGAAGCACTCTTATGTAGGTCTGCCAATGCTGAAGGCCTACTCAAGCGTCTCGGTGGATTTCCGCTTCAAAACCGTCGAACCCAACGGGCTGTTACTCTACAACGGTGGGCGCCGTAACGATTTCATTGCTTTGGAGTTGGTTAACGGTCACATACACTATACCTTTGATATTGGTGATGGACCGATAACGATGCGTGACAAATCACGCATACACATGAATGACAATCGCTGGCATCAAGTGAGCATACGACGACCGGGACCCAAGACGCATACACTCACCGTCGATGATTCGTTCGAGATTGTCACATTGACTGGCAATAGCATGCATTTGGAGCTTTCGGGCATACTCTACATCGGCGGCGTGTTCAAGGATATGTACGCGAAATTGCCGGCGTCCATTTCATCACGTTCTGGTTTTGAGGGTTGTCTTGCTTCTTTGGATTTGGGCGATACATCGCCGACACTGACCAGCGATGCGGTTGTGCCCAGTTCGTTGGTGGTGTCCGGTTGTGAGGGCCCGACCAAGTGCAGCCAGAATGCGTGCGCCAATCGTGGCGTTTGTGTGCAACAATGGAATGCGTACGTGTGTGAGTGTGACATGACTTCGTATACCGGACCGACGTGTTACGATG AATCCATCGCCTATGAGTTTGGCAACAACAAGGGCATAATTCAGTATGCATTCCCTGAAAATATGCAGGCAGACACCGAAGAGGACAATATCGCTTTGGGTTTCATCACAACTAAATCCGATGCGGTGATCTTGCGTGTGGAGAGTGCGACCACACAGGATTATATGGAACTGGAAATAGTTGAAGGCAATATATTTATGGTGTATAATATTGGCACGCGTGATTTGCCTTTAGGTGAAATTGGCACAAAAGTGAACGATAACACGTACCATGTGGTCCGCTTTAGCCGTAAGGGTGGCAACGCTACACTACAACTTGATGACTACAATGTACAAACACTGACGCCACAAG GGCATCAATCGACCGTGTTTAATACCATGTCCAGCATACAAGTGGGCGGAAAATTTAGCCGTGGTGGTCGAACACGTATCGAACGTCCATTTGCGGGTGTTATTGCCGGTATGTCGGTGAATAAGTTGCGCATACTGGATTTGGCTGTTGAACGTGACCCACATATAACCATACGAGGAGATGTTCAATTGGTAACTGGAGTATTAGATAGAAATGATCTGCAAAGAATGCAGCAG ACGCCAGCAAGTGGTTATCCTGGTGCCATTGATGATCTGATCTTCTCGGGTGCTGGTTCCGGTTGTCGTGGCGATGACGAAGATGAGTGTACACCACCATTTGAATCGGGTAGCGGTGATGATTTGATCACGCCTGTCTATGTGCCACccacaaaacaaacaacaacagcacaagtGGCTAATACGGATAAAACTAACGGTACTGAGCGTGCCTGTGATGATGAGGACTGTCTGCATGGATCTGGTGATTATGGCGAGACTACGGAGCAGTTCACTTCTACCAGCACGGCCAAGGGATCAG AACCCAATCATGAAATCATATCGTCGACCACAGATGGAGTAAACCGCCGCATAGATACATCTAGCACCACCACAGAACAACAGCGTTCCACCACGACCGTATCGAGCAGTGTGATGACACGCACCGAGAGTCAGACGTATGCGCCACGTGAAACCACGGTGCCATATAGCGCTACGACGAGCATAGTCACGCAGCAGCGGCAAACATCAACACCCACCTCCATCTACACCACATCGACGCAACGAGCATCTACTTCTAcactgacaacaacaactagccaAGCAACGCCACCACCCGAAATCCATTCCACAGCAACAGAACATCAAACTACACCGTATGACATTGTACAGGTGTTCAGCGGCGGTGAGGGCGGCGAGAGACATCACGGCGATGAAGATGAGAAATCGAATATGATTTTCAATGGTGAGCACACGTCATTGCCGGAGGAGCGACCACCACCGCATATACCCTCGCCACATGAGACGCCGCCATATTATCAGATGCCACCACAGCAACCGCCCACATACGGTAACAACTACCGTTCCAAGGGTAAAGGTGGACGTGTCAACTCTATCGAGGAGGAACGCACCGCAATGATAATCGGCATTGTCGCCGGCATACTTATAGCTGTAATACTGGTGATATTGCTAGTGTTGTGGCTGAAGTCGACTGGAGATCGCAACTACAAAACGGAGGGCGAGAAAGCCGCTGCCTACGGACATAACCCGAACGCGGCGCTGTTGGGCAACAGCAGTACCAACGGTTCCTATCATCAGCAGCGACATCACGGGACACACCATCAGAATCTGAGTAACGGGCACAATGCCAGCGGTGGTGGTGGAGGCGGTGGTACTGGTGGCAGCGGCAGTGGCAGCATGCTTGGCGCCGCCGGCGTCAGCAGTGGCGGTGTTGTCGGATATGGTTGCATTAGCTCCGGCATGGCCAGCACTGGCGCTGATGGGCGTCCACAAATGGCTGGGTTAGTGCAGCCCAAACCGAAGAAGCGGGATTCCAAGGATGTGAAGGAGTGGTATGTGTAA